One Nocardia iowensis DNA window includes the following coding sequences:
- the aroQ gene encoding type II 3-dehydroquinate dehydratase → MSAPGPILVLNGPNLNMLGTRQPEVYGSATLDDVVELCRQTAHRYGREIAAFQSNSEGALIDRIHRACGVESAIVINPAGLTHTSVALRDALVIPEVPIVEVHISNVHAREEFRAHSYISPIATAVVTGMGIQGYAAAIEFLVRSA, encoded by the coding sequence ATGTCCGCACCCGGCCCGATCCTGGTCCTCAACGGCCCGAACCTGAACATGCTCGGCACCCGACAGCCGGAGGTTTACGGGTCCGCGACGCTCGATGACGTGGTCGAACTCTGCAGGCAGACCGCGCACCGCTACGGCCGCGAGATCGCCGCCTTCCAATCCAATTCCGAAGGCGCCCTGATCGATCGGATCCACCGTGCCTGCGGCGTCGAATCGGCCATCGTGATCAACCCCGCCGGCCTGACCCACACCTCGGTGGCGCTGCGGGACGCACTGGTGATCCCAGAAGTCCCCATCGTGGAGGTGCACATCAGTAATGTGCACGCCCGGGAGGAGTTCCGGGCCCACTCCTACATCTCCCCCATCGCCACCGCGGTGGTCACCGGGATGGGCATTCAGGGCTACGCGGCGGCAATCGAATTCCTGGTGCGCTCAGCTTGA